One Pomacea canaliculata isolate SZHN2017 linkage group LG1, ASM307304v1, whole genome shotgun sequence genomic window, GTGTGGAGGGACCATGCTGTGAAGGCAGTCATTATGACCTGACAGCACATTTCTCAGATACTGTAATCGTCTTTAAGCGACGTTTGACTGTAGGTATCAGACTGTTTAGGTCAATGAGTAACAGGTATTTTTTCTGTAGGTTTACCTGCTACCTGCCCGTCTGTTTGACTTGGCAAGCATAGATGGAacgagataaaataaaattttatttcagaccaGTCACCATGCAGCTCTGTGTCAtcacagacaaataaaacaaatcttaatACATACAGCTCAGTGAACTGGTTTCATCCCAGTCTCCTTTCGAATTTACATTTCATGTCTCGCAATACACCACACCCAATACCAGAATTAGTTCCCCATCACCCTCTACCCCCGCCACCCGTCCATGTATGAAAGTTGCCGCCGTGTACACATCTGCTGTCATGGTGATAACTGCCAGCATCTGTTTGGTACACTGGAGTCAGCACGTGCCCTTGAGGTAGGAGTCACGTGATTATCCGAGCGTTAGCTGGTCCCTAGCATCTATTTTTGGACATGCGCGGTCagtgaattatttatttcagtatGTTTGTAGTGTTCGAGAGGGCACAAAGCTTCACATAAACTGTCTGATGGTAATCGATAgacttgtgttttaaaaaaccgATGACTACAACGATACCAGAACTTTCCGCGAAGAAGAGGTTGATGAGGAAGACGACGTTGATGATGGCGACTACGGCAATGCGTTTAATCGATTTATTTACACTTAAATAGAACTGATTACGTATAAaccacacaaatacacacagacactcatAATCTTTTcttcctgctctctctctcacatacacaatacagagggagagagagagattgaagcACATGAGacttatacagtggaacctcggttaacgaacttagtccgttctggaaagctgttcgttatccgaaatgttcgttatccgaaatgttcgttatccgaaacaattttttccataagaaatagaggaaatagatttaattggttcccagcccctgttgactcgctaatatttgaaagttacaggctataaaggtatttgttttaatgagaacaattataatacaatataaatggagttaaataaacataaaaacattaacaaaagcatttaaacatcagaaaacttgtcgttttgatggcgtgggtggatggaggtgtggggaggaaggggtggaattactgcttggattccccctccatgagcacacgtgacattataaaatcggggtgacttcccttttctgtagctttgaggttaaaggaaaaaacttgtccagtgtctgttccttctgtcttttttgtaaaactcttgggtaatacgacatcacacatCCGACATGTCACCTTCGTACTTTGacatcatttcctttttcaattcaattgttggccgcttccttgtcattacctcactactattgctcttgatcttctttggagccatgattgaggattatcttattaaaataaagcacaacaatcactaaataagaagaatgcgcacagataaggaacaaccgatcgtaactgtgtctcgtgCACGAATGATTACATgatggtcggtcacgtgtggttcacgtggctgttcgttatccgaaattttgttcgctatccgagacaaatttttaacgaaatttttgttcgttaaccgaaatattcgctatccgaggcgttcgctaaccgaggttccactgtactaggAAACTTGATTTCACTTCCGGCttggtggtttttgttttcctacCTGAGCTTTTTTCATGAAATGACTAATCACCAGAAATGCTAGTTCTCAAAACTGAAACAGACTGTCTTTAAAAGcctgtttattttctaaacacTACTTTATTTGCTTACATTAGGTTTGGGGAGACTTAGAGCTTAGGTAGAGAAACATGTCACAGATGGGATACGGTGCACACTGGACCAGTCAATATCACTTCTCtactttttacttttgaatcacctggttattttttaaaattagtgtCAGAAAACTAAATACATACATGAAGACACGAATTTTCTTCGCTGTGAACAGGTACACATTGTCACACTTGCATGCACCTGTAACATGAGTAAGACAACCCCTCTCCACACCACCATCACTTCAACTAATCGCAATCTCTTAACTTTTGGCACAGTACCCCGATAGCATAAACATTACTTTGCCCCTTATGTCACAGCCACGAGACTATTACAATTCGCTACTAAGTTCTACAAAAGTCGACCCGGCAGATATAATAAGGTTTCCTGTGTGACGAAACTTCTCGAGGCGCCAGGGGTGAGGCAGTGGACATGTGCCTACACACGTCATCAGTCAAAAGCCAGGAGGTGAAAAACCGATGGCAACAGATTGCCTGACCTTATCATTTATAATCAAGCGTGACGCTCTCTCGGTTCGCTTTTCTGACTCCTCCTGAAGGGAGAGAAGTCGATATGAACAACACGGGGAGAGCTTGCAATCTGTGGGAGTAGACTTTGGGCTCTCGTGCGTCACCACGTATGAACGTTCACTAACCCTGAGCTCGTCTTTCTGACAGGACAGCACGGTATACAAGTGCACTTTTATTGCTGTAAGGCGATTTGAATCCGGCTAATGCTGAGAAAGGCCTTGTAtaaatgtgatgatgatgatgaatatgagCTCACGCCTCTAGTTTCTACTTCCCTAGTTTCATTCTGAACATTTGGGTGTAACAATAATATACTTCTTGGTGTTGTCCGAGAGGTTATTTTTACTTCGTAACCATGACATTCTTGGGGCGGGATATTATCTAATATGATTCATCCAGAGAGCTTATTACTTTCAcactaaaaatactttcattttcttgtacacacacaaaatcttgCACACTGGGCTTGAGGATAAGTCCAGaactctggaaaaaaaaaaacccgctgGTCTCTTGGTGGCTTTTGTTGGACCAGCTGAGGTGAACAGACAAGTTCAATGGGTACGGTGGCTGCTAGGACACACAAAGGTACAAATATTAGGAGAAGAGAAGCTGTACTCAAGTCCTAATCAGCTGAGCACACTTGCAACGTCATACGCACATACGCAAgagacctctgacctctctCCCTTTCACCCTTTCTCcctcaccccacacacactcacggaAAGCTCCCGGAAAACTGAGTTCAGGGTAAGTGAGATCAGGTGGCTGATTTGCCACCATGCTTTGTCATAGTCGAGATAGCAAATACCGCTTTGTACACACATTCCTGGTACACGTGTCCGTGTGTCTCATGTTGAATATTCGAAAGTAACTACTGAGGTTTATTCCTCGAGTAGTTAACTGGCCTTGCAAATGGTCATGTTGTCTCATTCTTTTGCTCTCAATAGCTTATTAAGTTTTATATTATGATACTTATCAACCTTTTGATATATATGTACTATTTCTCGTCGGGCATGacgacagaagaagaagaagaatgtttcTATTCAGTCAGCCCTAACTTAGGCGAGGTACTAACTGATGCTAATACCGCTGTACGGAGGTTAGCACCATGCTGGGTTGGTGTaacatcagcatcaacatcaacatctttCTTATCTGACCAGGTTTTTGTAGTTCTCTCTCCAGCATCTCTAAAATTGCGCACGTAAAAAGACTTAAGGAAGCTGTTATAGAAAGGTTGTAAACCATCtcgaaatttattttaaaaataagttagaGATCTTGGGGAATAATAAACAGGACATGGATAGCTTCTAGTTCAAATTTTAACCATACACATTCTGTAGCATTGTCGTTGTTTTTGTAGTTGTCTTGACTGACTGAATAACACGAGTTCTATATTAATATTCGAAAATTTGCTTAGTTTGTGGATGTGAATCCTTCGAGAATCTTCTACAATGTGTCTGCTCACAAGGCTGCAATATCACTTCAAGTTTCCTGTCTTTTAACTATACCTTGGCATCGTGTAGTCTTGACCAGGTAAGAGTGCCATCTTGTCTTAGTTACAGTTGTTATTGGCAATCAATCTTCAATGTCCCCCCACCTAGCTTTACTTCCACTTTACAGGTGCTATGCACATACCCAACATTAATTATGTCTGTAAATACAATGATTATAAGCGGcattagcaaacaaacaacacagttACATCGAACAAAGACCGTCTATAACCCACATTCACGAGAAGTTTAGTCAACACTATTAAAACTCCGCAGTATACAAAGCCCTAGTCCGTTATCACCATTGACAAGTATGACATGCATAATGAGAAACATCTGGGGGCGAGATTAAAGCGGTTTGAGGGTCACACAGAAGATTAAAAGTCTACTATTGCGACTCGTTTTTCTAATGACAAGGTACGACGGAGTTCAGTACAAGACAGCATCTCCCTAAATGTGTGAGGATCTCCCCACCCCTCTTCTGTTCTCAATATAAGCTTACAAACATCTCCATGAACACAGCAAACAGTGACGTCAGAATTGTACATACATACGACTACGTGGTGAAAGCTACAGTCAGTGTGAGAGCTGGGACCATAATATGTTAATTATACGTCTCCGTGGACAATCGTGATATAGCAGAGCGTGGCATAATTTTGCACATACTTATATTTGTAGTTTTGGTGCTCGGAATGGAGAAGAACCTTTGGGATCTTTCACTGACCTttaggaaaatatttcttagaCCTGAGttatattgttattaataaaCATTCTGCACTGTAGTAGATCTTTAACTTTCTCACCAACGCATTTAATAACTCTGAACCGAAAAGTAATAACTGTGCAGTTATTCTTCTTCCTTTAGGTCTCTATCCAACTGAAAGAAGTACTTTGTTTCTCTAACAAGGCGGACAGGAAATTTGTTGTCTTAGTCAGAACCACCTTTGTCTTATTAATTGTTTTTGCCGGTATATGAATCATCTTAATTTTGCCTTGTAGTTCCTCCCAATATAATAACTTAATTGACATTTAGTGTCAGTGGGACACtagaacagaaaaattaaattgtaGAACACATCTGATGGTCTTGACCTTTCGCATTTTGCCGACGTCCCCTTGTAGGCCTGTGTCCTGTGGATTTCTGCAAAAGCGGAAGCACATATACTATCGTggatgtcttcttttttatgcAGTTCCTGATATAAGTACTTCAGGTTTTGTTCTTGCTTTGTGCAGCTCTGTTGCCTCTGAGATCCCAGCAAACGTTGGCAGCTCTTGGCATGTAGGAAAAGTGTTGTTGCCACCATCACTCCACCTCTTTACCTAAGAATGCGTTAATTTGAGTCGACAACATATTAACCAACCACCGCCTAAAGACAGGCGGCAACAACACAAATTGTACAGAAGGTTGAATGGTCTCCTTTACCTGCCTAATCACTCTAATCATTTAATGATCGGTAACTGCTTGCGTTTTCATTGGGCAAAGAGTGCTAACAGACTGCGGACAGGCCGACATCGTTTTGCAATGTCTCTCGTATAATTCATGGTATGCTGGGATTTGAAATGCCAAGCGTTGGGGGAGTCTGGGTAATTGCAAGAATTTGGCCTTCAAGCTGTGTTTTCGTCGACTGGCTCCATTTTGCTGTCTAATGGAAATATGAAAGCTGGGCACAGTGAACACTATTGTTCGCTGACTGTGGTAAGTTTATCTGTTCTGAAGAGCTGAAGAAAATTAAGCTGAAGACTTTGTGGAAATTAATCTTGACTGCGTAAGTGTCAACTTTCAGCGGCGTCAGCTACCACTATCTCTAGGAAACAGGATACAAAAGGATACAAGGAAAACTTGTTGGTTCCTGTCTcaaatacatgcatgcacacactatTAAAGCAAAAAGGAATCAAAGAACCTATAAATTTCACACACACTGTGGGCAGCTAGAGTGGGGAACTCCGGGGTACACAGAGGTGAGGCCAAGAAAAAAGAATCTAGTCATTTTACTGAGGAATTTAATTTTAGCCTATGAGCGAGATGACAAAGTACTAAGTGTGACGCCGAACAGATAAACTTAAAAACAGGAAATCAAGTAAAAAAACGTTGTAACCACCCCTGCCTGGCAGTTGACCTCTGTACCCCCGCACCCTTTCACGAGTCGGATAGAATTTGTCGGCTGCAATGTAACTGGGGGATGAActtaatatttgtctttcttggAAACAGGGGGAGTGGTGGTGTCCTCGTCTAACATTAAAGGCGCGGATTTGCTCTGAATCCTAACACTGACGAAAGTTAATATTGTAGTCTATAGCTCTGTGTCAGCTACGGTTGCTTTGTCTCTATGGCtaagttaaatttaaaaaggaaagtcTATCGACTTGCTGAAAGCTCATCGCAACCACGAACTGAAAACATGCTGTCATTGTAAGAGACAGACCTGGACATACAACTTGCAGGATCACAGTCTCCATATGCACGACAGCGTCCAGTCCCGACTAACCCTGCACATGCTGTAATAAATACTGTCAAATAATTCAGCATGGAGCGTCAATAGAATTTTGACACCTTCCTCCTTCGATTTGAAATCAAGGAGCTAAagcagtttaaaacaaaaattaccatAGCGTCAGCACAGAAAGACCTCGCAAAAAGAGTTCATTCAACCCAACCCTTGGATTATAAATAAGCCAGCAAGTATATATAATGGTACCGTGCTTCCCCTTGTATGTTGTCCTGCTTGTGTAACCGTTGCGTGcgtgttgttttgttgacatgAACACACCACCGCTGTGTTCTACTCAAGGGAGGATGCAGAAAGAGGTCGCGCGTCAACTGGGCGAGATAAGCACGCCGGCCATGTTTGTCCTGTGTTTGCTTGACGAACGTAAAACCCGAGATTAGGGCCTCCAGAGAGAAGTGAACgatcaatattttacattttgggcCTAACCTTGTCATGTGCTGACTGCAGTGGTTGAAACACACCATAATATGTGGCTGGTACATAGATTAATTTAAAAGTGGTCAGTGGTTAACCCGATACATTGCaattatttgtatattattgttgttgcaaGTGCGTCGATCTAACAGTCGCCGCGATAACAGAGAACAAAACCAGTCACAAGTACATTCAGATCAGTGTTAGGAAATGTTTTCACAACACGCACACAACGGCATCCTGGGGCCCAACTTCCACGCTtgtgttttggaaaaaaaagtacagtatACAGATCACATATATGTGCACAGACCTGACACAGGTACAGGCCTGCATACACAACTTCAAAGATAAACCATGTTTACCCAAGTACgcgttttgaaaacaaaatcgcAATTAACAGCGTgcatgattatatatatatgcgtcgGTCGATGTTGCTGCTGAATATATAGGCAGTTACAAAAACATATGGCATTGACCTCATTTGGGTTAATTAGAATCAAGTGATAGACCAGCATTTAAAACTGCATTCTCAGAAACACTTGGTGAGCTTATTTACAGCATCCTGTGTGCTGTCATATTTACACCATTGAATTCGTAGTTGtctgttatttaaaatgtatttttaatgccGCTGGTagttataataattaatatctTGCTTCATATAGAAGAACAGTAAAAGGCCTGGAAACCGTTGAGAAAGATCGAAGTTAATATGAATCCGTATGTATTCACATCTGTGGAGAAGTTTAAAACAAGAGGGAGTTTTCGCCATCCCTCTGCTGCTGTCACGGAGTGGAAGTTTCCAGGTGTAGACAACAATTGTTGTTATAGCTATAGCTGGTCACGAGGACACGTCGATACGCCGTGTGACGTCGACAGCGCGTGAATGTTAATCATACTCTTGCGCCACACTTCGTTTCCTCTTTTATATAAATAGTTTCTTTCACAGTTATATAGCCACTCATTCTAGTTTAGCATTTACTGCCAGGAAGAcacttctttcatatttttgtaattgttcTGGCGGAGTCAGGTGACAACTGTGTGGACTATTTCGTTGGCGTAGGAATTGTTGTGCGCGGAAGAATAAGTGGCGGCAGTGCGGGGACATACAGGAGCTCAACAGCGCGGACGGAGAAGTGTTTAGacgcgagagagagagtctaCAGTTTGTTGTGTATACTGTGATCACACCAACCTTCAAAAATGGTCGAGGGTGGAATGAAATGCATCAAATTCTTACTGTTCGCCTTCAATCTTATTTTTGTGGTAAGTTTCAAAGGATTTTTTGATGCGAAAGAATGTTGTTTTTCCTGTGTGGTGTTTAGGGCCTCGATGGCGCGATTGTCACATCTTGAGTGGGAGGGATCCGTAATCAAACATCTGTCACTAAAGCcaacagtattttaaaatggGAAGTGAGGGTTAAAACCATTTGTTATAATTTAGTTATAACCATCAAGCTCGAATTGTCTTGAATCCTCATCGTGGTATTGTCCAAGTTACCAACAAATGGCTGATCACTGAGTCATTTGACGTTTATTGACAACGTCAACAGTAATACTTATGCCTaccaatatttttctttagaattAGCTATAGGCCGGGAGACTgctctttaaaatttattacgTCCGTAATATTaagtatttcaaactttataAACTCATGTTCAGGAATGCGAATCGACTGGAACTACTGCAATATTAGCTGGCAATCCCATTTAGCGTTCTATAAATACCTTCTCatgtcttcaaaaaaaaaaaaaatgtcgccATTGCTTAGAATAATCTGTTGTGACATCGTTTTGTATGTCAACAGATGTTGGTTTTGAACTAAGGTAAACTTCTCAATGGTTGTCAAAACATGATATTAAGTTTCTTTTACCAAAACGACTTGACATACTGCCTTTACTCAGGATCATGGTAATGTCAGTATATTTAGAATATCAAGTTTGACATTATACTTACTAGTACTAAACGTAagattttgtaataaaagtacAAGCTTAATCTTAttaccaggttttttttttgtttttgaggctATGATGAATATCATATGATGAGTTACTAGCAATTGTAACTGGTAAATGACATCTCAAAGGTTGGTCTAGTACCAGCAGAAATAGTTTTGGTTTGGTGGTCGTGGTAGTTGAGGAGCTACAACagttagaaataaattaaaattgtcttaaaatatgtGCAACTGCACTCAGAATGCCTTTGGGAAACATTGTTTCCTCCAACATTTATTGACAGTGAGGCAGGTCCCGGCAGCAGTCCAaaactaaaagaggaaaaaagtttccTAAACAGTTGTGATTTTTTAATAGATTATTATAGGTTTCAGTTCTGATAGCTCAAGATAGTCTAAGCCTTACTACTTAAAGGTAATATTATTCCATATGGGACTAGATGTTGATGTCTGTGGCCTATGCagatatgaaaaagaaaatattcagcactTAGTTTTGGATGGTAAATATGTTAATGATTTTTGGAGAAACtcacaaaattgtatattagatAAATGTACAAATGCTCCAAGGATAACTATCAGTGAACATCTTGTTCCATTTGGATCCAGTAATAACATTGAGACAGATGTTGTAATTGATTTAATTTAACTTCTTGTAAAAACATGCATATATTCTTGCAGATTTAAAAAAGCCATCCTCCACCTAGAACCCTTTATTTGAATATTGAAAAACAGATATACCATTGAAACATTTAATAcatatttagaaataaatgaagaaaagtttgctaaaccCTGGCTACCATATAAACATGTTACCTAGACATAAATACTGATttctatatatatttgtaaatgactTTATGGTTACTTAAAACTATGTATGTCTTgatattaagtacatttttattgttgacCCATTAGCCTATGGCACAAGATCCAATGTCTGTGCTTGATTTGTGTGAAATGTGGAAAGAACACATTGTTGTGTAAGATTTTACATTGGTGGCTTACTTGGCAAATGGATgtacttttaaattattgttaccTTATGTggatatgtttgttttatattgtaaaacattgtattttatgtgttatgtgAGAAAATGTTTAGGGTTACACAGGATACAAGCTTATGAATGCTGCAGTCCATgtcagctttttaaaatttttttgtattttattaaaagttaaTGTATGTTTGCATAGCAAGCTAATAATTGCTTGTGTTCCTTAAACTTAATTTCTTATTTGACTTTTACGTCTTTTTTCCAGATTGCTGCAATTGCAATCATTGCTGTTGGTGCATACGTCCAGATCAAGCTGACAGAATATTATGACTTCTTTGGCAATCAGTATGCAGGGCCAGGTATACTGCTTATTGTTGTGGGggtcttcatcttcatcattgcCTTTTTCGGATGCATGGGGGCCATCAAGGAGAACTATTGCCTTGTCATGACTGTGAGTTACACAGCTGAGTTAAAGTTTTGTTAACAGCTGAGTTAAGGTCAAGTTTTAACTTCGTTAAATTATTCATATGATAATACATAGAGCAGGGAGCATATATATGAAAAATGAGGGTGCCAGCAGGTATAATCACATTATTGGAGCAGCTGGTAAAATGCACATTAAATCTTATTGTTACcgaaaatgacaaatatttatttcctcaAAAGCCAGAATTGCTGGTATTCTTACAATGTTTTAATAACAATTCGttatgttaatatatattttttgttagaaGAAATTATGTTTGTTAAATACTGTTTTTGAGTAGCTCATTTAAGACATGAAgtttgtaaaaatttaaaaaaagtccaAGGTTTTCATGTTCCCCCTCCCCAAATCTTAGTGTCAGAAACTTGCTTTAAAGCAACAAACATATGTTTTCAGTTTGCTGTTTTGCTGGCTCTTATCTTTATCCTGATGATTGCTGGTGGCATTGCAGGATTTGTTCTCCGAAATGATGTGAGTCTTAGTTTATTAAGGAGTTTGCATTTGGTTTGTCACCTATGAAAGGAGTGCAAAAGCAGTTtcgcagggttcccaggtccttgcaaggtccttttaagtccttttatattgaattttcgccgaaaggccttttaagtccttttatttgccatgcggtcctttcaaattctcacacaggtccttacattttctctgtgacccttttaagtccttttatcgataaaatattaccacaaatttatttccggagtcgactttggcgcaaaataccgacgatttttcgccgcatgtttggtctacacatctgtacaacactagttgcccttccgtattcacaaaaacactcttttttcaaaaggtctttagaaacttactctttcttgaactttgatcttctagtactactgtgcatagctctatttctctctctcttcccgttagagtgtgtgtgcgagagagagacacgtgaactaagacttttgtattacaccaaagaatggctttcaggttttgcaattattattacttagatttctagaaaacttggaacattaacagtgtatgttatcagcgcgctaaggacactttttaagttatctaatctaaatatggcagacaggcatcaaaattaactctttgattatttattactagaaatacatgtatttgagaacatagagaagaccacagattcataaataatacatctttccgaccacacaagagaaaaacttaagcattgatgactgtcacttaggtccttacgaatgcatgaaaggtccttttaaggtccttttttggcaccatccctgatccctgggaaccctgagtTTGATAACACAAGAatgaaagcaacaaaataaacagacatcACCATAACAGAGCGGTAGTACTTGTTTGGCCAACCAGTGTAAGCAGacatttgtgtaaattttttagtgaagtatattttataaacacactTTTGAAACAactaacttttgttttaaatatcgTATAATTGCAATAATTCTTGTAACAAATATAATAGTAATCAATCGTATTACAGtagaaaaatgtattatttatcaGTTTGTGTTTTGGGGTATAGATTGAAGACAAAGTTGTCGACGTTTTGAAAAATGAAGTGACCAACTATAACAAGAATCCAGGTGTTACAGATGCATGGAATGTGCTGCAGCAAGAGGTAAACATTTGATAATTTCTATACTTCTATGccttgggaaaaaaatcaacttatCATTGCAAGAAAAAGACATGATGGCATTGTCAGATTTATTAAACACAGAAATGGCAAGtacaaaaataactgttatAATAATAAGGTTGCTTATAGAGCGCTGATCTCTAATACCTCGGTgttttacaaagtaaaaaatgctAACACAAGCTAAAATTGTACAGTATGGTGTAGTGATGTCAATTATTTTGACACACATTTGAGGTTTTGTGCTATTCGCGATCCTGAATTCAgatatgaaaaagattttgctctGTGATTATCAGAACACTTCCCTATTTCCACAAGAAATGTCCTTCAGTCAGAGTGTTGATCTGCTACTTTGACTTCAGatgttttgtacttaaaatcattattttcttcatgatctatgtttctttaatttcctGAATGGGTACtctttgttgtagatgtttattgatGACATGATAGACTATTACCATTCAGCTCAGCGCATTAGAcatgaaattaataataagtgACGTTACACATAGCAACAAGGAGCTTGCGACGTCAGGTGTCAGTCTAAAGACATTGCTATGTAAACAAGATTAGAAATTATGACGTCATTGTTACATTGGCCTAGATCATTGTAAAGTGTTCGAGCTACATCTTGTTCCTTTTGGAACCTTCTActtatctgtgtgtgtagtgtataaACACATCTTCTGTGACAGTGAGGGTCGTATTAGTGGCACAGTCATACTAGTGAATAGCGATACAGTCAGATATAAAGTAACTGAATATGACAGTGTGATACATCTATTGTGGACAAAtagaacaagaataaaactgtTAAGTAGTTGTCCAACAATATAATGAGTAGCCTAAAGACAAGGTGGGCTTCTAgccttattattgttgttggcGACAACAATGGAAAGCAGAAGATGACTTTACGAgttgacagaaaaacaaagaattaagaaagatggagagagggggTTATAGAATATGCcttgaaatgtgaaaatatgaGGAAATTGTCATTGAGGgagaagtttgaaaaaaaaattgaataactGAAGCTTGTGAAAAGTGAAACcgaaaatgatttt contains:
- the LOC112558210 gene encoding CD63 antigen-like, translating into MVEGGMKCIKFLLFAFNLIFVIAAIAIIAVGAYVQIKLTEYYDFFGNQYAGPGILLIVVGVFIFIIAFFGCMGAIKENYCLVMTFAVLLALIFILMIAGGIAGFVLRNDIEDKVVDVLKNEVTNYNKNPGVTDAWNVLQQEFQCCGVTNSSDWKQASDLNTTYPWSCCMDSEACKTKQNITYDDIYKQACESAFIGWMKDKVAIIGGVGIGLAFVMVVGVLFACCLARAIRKEYEVV